A window from Symbiopectobacterium purcellii encodes these proteins:
- a CDS encoding MFS transporter — translation MKETISLSQPAAVAPPMQKISRLRWSIILVLLIAAVVNYLDRANLSIANTTISKEFGFSATQMGLLFSAFLWPYALANLPAGWLVDKFGPKKMFSWALGLWSGFTILAGFVNGYSMFYGLRMMLGISESPFFTSGIKITHRWFPSNERGLPTAIINTGSQIANAVAPPILTILLLTMGWRGMFIAIGLAGIPILLVWLKLYRNPTPAEEVQIHGDAEAAETQQANQPKASWGSLFKHKTTWFMILGNFSIMFTIWVYLTWLPSYLERSLGFSLMKTGWVASIPFFAGIMGVLVGGVISDRLIRRGTNTITARKIPIVCGAALAACFVAPIPFVHDTTLCIALLSLGYFCSQMPSGVIWKLATDIAPKSQVASLGAIQNFGGFLGAASAPIVTGIILDATGTFTNVFLFGAFLLMLGAISYGFFVKKPIQAAV, via the coding sequence ATGAAAGAGACAATATCGTTATCTCAACCTGCTGCTGTTGCACCGCCAATGCAAAAAATATCCCGTTTGCGTTGGAGCATTATTCTGGTGTTACTGATCGCCGCCGTGGTGAACTACCTGGACCGCGCCAACCTCAGTATCGCCAACACCACGATTTCGAAAGAGTTCGGCTTTAGCGCCACCCAGATGGGCCTGCTGTTTTCGGCCTTTCTGTGGCCCTATGCGCTCGCCAATCTGCCTGCGGGCTGGCTGGTCGATAAATTCGGGCCGAAAAAAATGTTTTCCTGGGCGCTCGGCTTGTGGTCAGGGTTCACTATCCTCGCGGGTTTCGTTAACGGCTATTCCATGTTCTATGGCCTGCGCATGATGCTGGGCATCTCTGAATCACCGTTTTTTACCTCCGGCATCAAGATCACCCATCGCTGGTTCCCGAGCAATGAACGCGGACTTCCCACCGCCATCATCAATACCGGCTCACAGATCGCCAACGCCGTTGCGCCGCCGATCCTGACTATCCTGTTGCTGACGATGGGCTGGCGCGGCATGTTTATCGCCATCGGTTTGGCGGGTATTCCGATTCTGCTGGTGTGGCTGAAGTTGTACCGTAACCCGACGCCCGCAGAAGAAGTGCAGATCCACGGCGACGCGGAAGCCGCTGAGACGCAACAAGCGAATCAACCCAAAGCGAGCTGGGGCTCTCTGTTTAAACACAAAACCACCTGGTTCATGATTCTGGGGAACTTCTCCATCATGTTCACCATTTGGGTGTACCTGACCTGGTTGCCAAGTTATCTGGAGAGATCGCTCGGCTTCAGCCTGATGAAAACCGGCTGGGTGGCGTCCATCCCGTTCTTTGCCGGGATCATGGGTGTGTTGGTGGGGGGTGTAATTTCCGACCGGTTGATTCGTCGCGGTACCAACACCATTACCGCACGTAAAATCCCGATTGTGTGCGGTGCTGCACTGGCCGCCTGCTTCGTGGCACCGATCCCCTTCGTACACGACACCACCTTGTGTATCGCACTGCTGTCGCTGGGCTATTTCTGTTCTCAGATGCCGTCAGGGGTTATCTGGAAGCTGGCGACGGATATCGCCCCGAAATCGCAGGTGGCTTCACTGGGTGCTATCCAGAACTTCGGCGGATTCCTCGGCGCGGCCAGTGCGCCGATCGTCACGGGGATTATTCTTGATGCCACGGGCACCTTTACCAACGTCTTCCTGTTTGGCGCCTTCCTGCTCATGCTGGGGGCCATCAGCTACGGCTTCTTTGTGAAAAAGCCGATTCAGGCGGCGGTTTAA
- the ulaG gene encoding L-ascorbate 6-phosphate lactonase: protein MSKIETITRESWILSTFPEWGTWLNEEIEQEQVAAGTFAMWWLGCTGIWLKSEGGANICVDFWCGTGKQSHGNPLMKNGHQMQRMAGVKKLQPNLRTTPFVLDPFAIRQVDAILATHDHNDHIDVNVAAAVLKNCSAEVPFIGPQSCVDLWVGWGVPRERCIVVKPGSVIRIKDIEIHALDAFDRTALITLPVEQKAAGVLPDGMDLRAVNYLFKTPGGNLYHSGDSHYSNYYAKHGNEYDIDVALGSYGENPRGITDKMTSADMLRMAEALNAKVVIPFHHDIWSNFQADPQEIRVLWEMKKDRLQYGFKPFIWQVGGKFTWPLDKDNLEYHYPRGFDDCFTTEPDLPFKSFL from the coding sequence ATGAGCAAGATAGAAACCATTACCCGCGAATCCTGGATCCTGAGTACCTTCCCGGAATGGGGCACCTGGTTGAATGAAGAGATCGAACAAGAGCAGGTTGCCGCTGGCACCTTCGCCATGTGGTGGCTGGGTTGTACCGGGATTTGGTTGAAATCAGAGGGGGGTGCCAATATTTGTGTCGATTTCTGGTGCGGCACCGGCAAGCAGAGTCACGGTAACCCTTTGATGAAAAACGGGCACCAGATGCAGCGCATGGCGGGGGTGAAAAAATTGCAACCTAACTTGCGCACCACGCCGTTTGTGCTGGATCCGTTCGCTATCCGCCAGGTGGATGCTATTTTGGCGACGCACGACCACAACGACCACATTGACGTCAATGTCGCCGCTGCGGTGCTGAAAAATTGCAGCGCAGAAGTGCCCTTTATTGGTCCACAGAGCTGCGTGGATCTCTGGGTGGGCTGGGGGGTGCCGCGCGAGCGTTGCATTGTGGTGAAACCGGGCTCGGTGATCCGCATTAAAGATATTGAAATCCATGCGTTAGATGCGTTCGACCGCACCGCATTGATCACCTTACCGGTGGAGCAAAAAGCGGCAGGCGTGTTGCCGGATGGCATGGATCTGCGCGCGGTGAACTACCTGTTCAAAACCCCGGGTGGCAATTTGTATCACAGCGGTGATTCCCACTACTCCAACTACTACGCGAAACACGGCAATGAGTATGACATTGACGTGGCGTTGGGCTCATACGGAGAAAACCCGCGTGGTATTACCGACAAGATGACCAGTGCGGATATGCTACGCATGGCCGAGGCGTTGAATGCCAAGGTGGTTATTCCCTTCCACCATGATATCTGGTCGAATTTTCAAGCCGATCCGCAGGAAATTCGCGTGCTGTGGGAGATGAAAAAAGACCGTCTGCAATACGGCTTTAAACCCTTTATCTGGCAAGTCGGTGGCAAGTTTACCTGGCCGTTGGACAAAGATAATCTGGAATATCACTATCCGCGCGGCTTTGACGACTGCTTTACCACGGAACCCGATCTGCCGTTCAAATCTTTCCTGTAG
- a CDS encoding PfkB family carbohydrate kinase yields the protein MFLEERRNQILAYLTKHERAGVDYLATAFAVSKETIRSDLNELARLNLVQRCYGGAIIVRRSLQSELIAPRSENFEVLLKRLEKQTRHQTSKQKGNKMNGKVCILGSFNVDIVAKVARFPKGGESIMAQGSALGPGGKGANQAMAASRAGSQVYFVTKVGTDQFSQFAYDHLSSSDIHAFKLYQSDTEPTGNAIIYVSQQNGENMIAIYPGANQTITDDEVAAIAPELTTSDVLLVQLVQLVQLVQLVQLVQLVQLENNFSATLNVIKLAHALGKKVILNPAPYSSEILPYLDYLDVITSNETEASLLSGIDIQDFDSTKEAALKIARMGAKRVIITMGSRGALLYDGHQFQHIPAFPALGVDTTGAGDAFNGAFAAALANGQSMVQAATYASAFASLAVEREGASNMPEHQQVIARLSQR from the coding sequence ATGTTCCTGGAAGAAAGACGTAATCAAATTCTGGCCTATTTAACCAAACACGAACGTGCCGGTGTTGATTATCTGGCCACCGCATTTGCCGTGAGCAAAGAGACGATCCGCAGCGACTTGAACGAGTTGGCGCGCTTGAATCTGGTTCAACGCTGCTACGGCGGTGCCATTATTGTGCGGCGCAGCTTGCAGTCTGAACTGATTGCCCCTCGCAGTGAAAATTTTGAAGTGCTGCTCAAGCGACTGGAAAAGCAGACCCGGCATCAAACCAGCAAACAGAAAGGAAACAAGATGAACGGCAAGGTGTGTATTTTAGGATCGTTCAACGTCGATATCGTCGCCAAGGTGGCGCGTTTTCCCAAAGGCGGTGAATCGATCATGGCGCAGGGCAGCGCGCTCGGCCCCGGCGGCAAAGGCGCCAATCAGGCGATGGCCGCCAGTCGGGCTGGTTCACAGGTCTATTTTGTCACCAAGGTCGGCACCGATCAGTTCAGCCAGTTTGCCTATGACCATTTGTCGTCATCGGATATTCACGCCTTCAAGCTGTATCAATCCGATACCGAACCCACTGGCAACGCCATCATCTATGTCTCACAGCAAAACGGCGAGAACATGATCGCCATATATCCCGGTGCCAACCAAACCATCACAGATGATGAAGTGGCGGCCATCGCCCCGGAATTAACAACGTCAGACGTGCTGTTGGTGCAGTTGGTGCAGTTGGTGCAGTTGGTGCAGTTGGTGCAGTTGGTGCAGTTGGTGCAGTTGGAGAATAACTTCTCCGCCACCCTGAACGTCATCAAGCTGGCGCATGCGCTGGGCAAAAAAGTAATCCTCAATCCGGCCCCCTATTCCAGCGAGATACTGCCCTATCTGGATTATCTGGACGTGATCACGTCCAACGAAACGGAAGCGTCACTGCTGTCGGGTATCGACATTCAGGATTTTGACAGCACCAAAGAGGCCGCGCTGAAAATTGCACGTATGGGTGCCAAGCGCGTCATCATTACCATGGGATCGCGCGGTGCGCTGCTGTATGACGGCCACCAGTTCCAACATATTCCGGCCTTTCCGGCGCTCGGCGTGGATACCACCGGCGCAGGGGATGCCTTTAACGGTGCCTTTGCCGCCGCACTGGCTAACGGACAAAGCATGGTGCAGGCCGCGACCTACGCCTCGGCCTTTGCGTCTTTGGCAGTCGAACGGGAAGGTGCCTCAAACATGCCAGAACATCAACAGGTTATCGCGCGTTTATCACAACGTTAA
- the nfuA gene encoding Fe-S biogenesis protein NfuA — protein MIRITDSAQDHFVKLLVKQEEGTQIRVFVINPGTPNAECGVSYCPPDAVEASDTELKFEKLSAYVDELSAPYLEDAEIDFVTDQLGSQLTLKAPNAKMRKVGDNAPLMERVEYVLQSQINPQLAGHGGRVTLMEITDDGLAILQFGGGCNGCSMVDYTLKEGIEKELLEKFPELKGVRDLTEHQRGEHSYY, from the coding sequence ATGATCCGTATTACCGACTCTGCACAAGACCACTTTGTCAAACTGCTGGTAAAACAAGAAGAAGGCACGCAAATTCGCGTCTTCGTTATCAATCCGGGCACACCCAACGCTGAGTGTGGCGTTTCCTATTGTCCGCCGGATGCGGTGGAAGCCTCCGACACTGAACTGAAGTTCGAGAAGCTTTCTGCCTACGTGGATGAACTAAGCGCACCGTACCTGGAAGATGCTGAAATCGACTTCGTTACCGATCAGTTAGGTTCTCAACTGACGCTGAAAGCACCCAACGCAAAAATGCGCAAAGTGGGTGACAATGCGCCGTTGATGGAACGCGTGGAATATGTGCTGCAATCCCAGATCAACCCCCAGTTGGCCGGGCACGGTGGCCGCGTAACGCTGATGGAAATCACCGATGATGGCTTGGCTATCCTGCAATTCGGCGGCGGTTGCAACGGCTGTTCAATGGTCGATTACACGCTGAAAGAAGGGATCGAGAAAGAACTGTTAGAAAAATTCCCTGAGCTGAAAGGTGTGCGCGATTTAACGGAACACCAGCGCGGCGAACATTCATACTATTGA
- a CDS encoding DeoR/GlpR family transcriptional regulator, translating to MRQTQRHDAIIELVRRQGYVSTEELVEHFAVSPQTIRRDLNDLAEQNKIHRHHGGAALPSSSVNTAYHDRKMMWSDEKARIARKVASQIPDGATLFIDIGTTPEAVAYALLQPKDLRVVTNNLNVATLLMGKEDCRLILAGGEVRTRDGGIMGEATLDFISQFRLDFGILGISGIDMDGSLLEFDYHEVRTKRAIIENSRCVMLVTDHSKFGRNAMVNLGNMDLIDYLFTDQLPPPSVMKIIEQHKVQLELC from the coding sequence GTGAGGCAAACACAGCGGCACGACGCCATCATTGAACTGGTGCGTCGGCAGGGATATGTCAGTACCGAAGAGTTGGTCGAGCATTTTGCGGTCAGCCCGCAAACGATTCGCCGGGATCTGAACGATCTGGCGGAGCAGAACAAAATCCATCGCCACCACGGTGGTGCGGCACTGCCTTCCAGCTCGGTGAATACGGCTTACCACGATCGCAAAATGATGTGGTCAGATGAAAAAGCACGTATTGCACGTAAAGTCGCCAGCCAAATCCCGGATGGTGCTACGCTGTTTATAGATATCGGGACAACGCCAGAAGCGGTTGCCTATGCGTTGTTGCAGCCTAAGGATCTGCGGGTCGTCACCAACAACTTGAATGTGGCGACGCTGTTGATGGGAAAAGAGGATTGCAGGCTGATTCTGGCTGGCGGTGAAGTGCGCACCCGGGACGGCGGCATTATGGGTGAAGCGACGCTGGATTTCATTTCTCAGTTTCGTCTGGATTTTGGCATCCTCGGTATCAGCGGCATTGACATGGATGGCTCCTTGCTGGAGTTTGACTACCATGAAGTGCGCACCAAACGGGCCATTATCGAGAATTCCCGCTGCGTCATGTTGGTCACCGATCACTCCAAATTCGGTCGCAATGCGATGGTGAATCTGGGCAATATGGACCTGATCGACTATCTTTTTACCGATCAGCTACCACCACCCAGCGTAATGAAAATCATTGAACAACATAAGGTGCAGTTGGAGTTGTGCTGA
- the glpE gene encoding thiosulfate sulfurtransferase GlpE, translating into MEQFECLSIEQAHERWQKHGVMVDIRDAQSYATGHVPQALHLTNETLSDFVRDAELDQPVMVMCYHGISSRNAAQYLLSLGFEAVYSVDGGYDAWQRDFPQDVASASDNA; encoded by the coding sequence ATGGAACAGTTTGAGTGTCTCAGCATTGAGCAAGCCCATGAGCGCTGGCAGAAACACGGCGTGATGGTGGATATCCGCGATGCGCAAAGTTACGCCACCGGGCATGTGCCGCAGGCGCTGCACCTGACGAATGAAACGCTGTCTGATTTTGTGCGTGACGCTGAACTCGATCAGCCGGTGATGGTGATGTGTTATCACGGGATTAGCAGCCGCAATGCGGCACAATATCTGTTGAGCCTGGGATTTGAGGCGGTATACAGCGTGGATGGCGGCTATGACGCCTGGCAGCGTGATTTTCCGCAAGATGTGGCATCAGCGTCGGACAACGCGTGA
- the ulaB gene encoding PTS ascorbate transporter subunit IIB yields MTVRILAVCGCGQGSSMIMKMKVDQFLTQQGVAHTVNSCAVGEYKAELSGADIIIASTHVADEITVSGNKYVVGVRNMLSAAEFGPKLMEVINAHFPQDAKA; encoded by the coding sequence ATGACAGTTCGGATTCTGGCCGTATGCGGCTGTGGGCAAGGCAGTTCCATGATCATGAAGATGAAGGTGGATCAATTCCTGACCCAACAAGGGGTGGCACACACCGTCAACAGCTGTGCCGTCGGAGAATACAAAGCAGAGCTGAGCGGCGCGGACATCATTATCGCCTCAACCCACGTGGCGGATGAGATAACCGTAAGCGGCAACAAATATGTCGTCGGCGTGCGCAATATGCTCTCTGCCGCTGAGTTTGGTCCCAAGCTGATGGAGGTGATCAATGCCCACTTCCCTCAGGATGCTAAAGCGTAA
- the glpG gene encoding rhomboid family intramembrane serine protease GlpG has translation MAIRLTALSQPRLAQAFVDYMQTQSIQLELRFSGQEAELWLDDESRLTEVQQALDVFIQNPMHPRYQAASWQAGSTSSPLRYARFSYLQTLQQRAGPLTLGVMITCIVVYLWMTIFGNDRAMMWLSYPDVGQKGQLWRWVSHAFLHFSLLHILFNLMWWWYLGGPVEKILGTRKLLTLALLSAVASGWIQSFFSGIYFGGLSGVVYALMGYVWLYGERVPSGPLFMQRGLMAFALLWLIAGYFDILGLRIANAAHVVGLVIGLVLAFWDTQQKKA, from the coding sequence ATGGCAATTCGCCTAACAGCCTTATCTCAGCCACGCTTGGCACAGGCGTTTGTCGACTATATGCAAACGCAGAGTATTCAACTGGAGTTACGCTTCTCTGGGCAGGAAGCAGAGCTCTGGCTGGACGATGAGTCGCGATTGACTGAAGTACAGCAGGCGCTCGACGTGTTCATTCAGAACCCGATGCACCCGCGTTATCAAGCGGCCAGTTGGCAGGCGGGATCAACGTCTTCGCCCCTGCGCTATGCACGTTTCTCCTATTTGCAGACGTTACAGCAGCGCGCCGGACCGCTGACGCTGGGTGTGATGATTACCTGCATTGTCGTTTATCTGTGGATGACGATATTCGGTAACGATCGTGCCATGATGTGGCTCTCTTACCCGGATGTAGGGCAAAAAGGTCAGCTATGGCGCTGGGTTAGCCATGCCTTCCTGCATTTTTCCTTGCTGCACATTTTGTTTAACCTGATGTGGTGGTGGTATCTCGGCGGACCGGTAGAGAAAATTTTGGGGACGCGCAAGCTACTGACCTTGGCGCTGCTCTCTGCGGTTGCCAGTGGTTGGATACAATCATTCTTCAGCGGTATCTATTTCGGTGGCCTGTCCGGCGTGGTGTACGCGTTGATGGGCTATGTCTGGCTATACGGTGAACGCGTGCCGTCGGGCCCGCTGTTCATGCAGCGTGGATTGATGGCCTTTGCATTGTTGTGGTTGATCGCCGGATATTTCGATATTTTAGGTCTACGCATTGCTAATGCCGCGCACGTCGTGGGTCTGGTTATTGGGTTGGTGCTGGCTTTTTGGGATACGCAGCAGAAAAAAGCATGA
- the malQ gene encoding 4-alpha-glucanotransferase, with translation MSFKVDNPKFAPVGVADTYTDAYGKTHLVDMAVKKQLLTMMATNGCEKAPLPSVRVFRQGKAALIPLSGDGEFGWTLMYENGGQVQGSITGGSELLLPDALPLGYHELILMRGEQRWTCRVIVAPQRGYEPEPLTQGKRWWGVNVQLYTLRSQDNWGIGDFGDLRQLVEQVARRGGAFIGVNPLHALYPADPEAASPYSPSSRHWLNIIYINVNRIDDFQQSKEAQAWWRRDDTQRQLAALRAGRWVDYSGVMAQKLAALRLAYDYFKTRSVLDPRVSACRQFVVSCGQSLQRQATFDALQTWLKRQGENYGDWQQWPTCYHDVHGDTVKAFCQENEHEIAFYCWLQWVASEQLAECFAHSKQLGMPIGLYRDMAVGVAQGGAETWDERRLYCLDAAIGAPPDPLGPQGQNWSLPPMNPHVMQAQGYQPFIDVLRSNMAHCGALRIDHVMGLLRLWWIPKAEPATRGAYVHYPLDDLLAVLALESQRQRCLVVGEDLGTVPAEIVDKLRDSGVYSYKVLFFEQDEHHHFRAPLDYPRQSMATITTHDLPTLRGFWQNVDLSLGKELGLYPDERTLQQQIEQRDNAKQGLLDALHQYQLLPQRVGRNAALTAMGTQLSRGVQRYMADSRSALLGLQLEDWLDMATPVNIPGTTREYPNWRRKLSRTVTSIFSDRHLERLIRDLDLRRGLALPPETASGASER, from the coding sequence ATGTCATTCAAGGTAGATAACCCGAAGTTCGCTCCTGTCGGCGTTGCCGATACCTATACCGATGCATACGGTAAAACGCACCTTGTCGATATGGCGGTGAAAAAACAACTGCTGACCATGATGGCGACGAACGGGTGCGAAAAGGCACCGCTGCCCTCGGTTCGGGTTTTTCGTCAGGGCAAGGCGGCGCTGATTCCCCTCTCAGGTGACGGCGAGTTTGGTTGGACGCTGATGTATGAAAACGGGGGGCAGGTTCAGGGCAGCATCACGGGCGGCAGCGAACTGCTGCTGCCGGACGCTTTACCACTGGGGTACCACGAGCTGATATTGATGCGCGGTGAACAGCGCTGGACCTGCCGCGTGATTGTTGCGCCGCAGCGTGGCTATGAGCCGGAACCCTTAACCCAGGGGAAACGCTGGTGGGGCGTTAACGTGCAGCTTTATACGCTGCGCTCGCAGGATAATTGGGGGATTGGCGATTTCGGCGATCTGCGCCAACTGGTAGAGCAAGTGGCGCGGCGCGGCGGTGCTTTTATCGGCGTAAATCCCCTGCATGCGCTTTACCCTGCCGATCCTGAGGCCGCCAGTCCTTACAGTCCTTCTTCCCGCCACTGGCTGAACATCATTTATATCAACGTCAATCGTATTGATGATTTTCAACAGAGCAAAGAGGCGCAAGCCTGGTGGCGACGGGACGACACGCAGCGTCAACTCGCGGCACTGCGTGCCGGACGTTGGGTCGACTACAGCGGTGTGATGGCGCAAAAACTGGCTGCGCTACGCTTGGCCTACGACTATTTCAAGACGCGCAGCGTGCTCGATCCGCGCGTCAGTGCATGTCGCCAATTTGTGGTCAGCTGCGGACAAAGCCTGCAACGGCAAGCGACCTTTGATGCGTTGCAAACCTGGCTCAAACGTCAGGGCGAGAATTATGGCGATTGGCAGCAGTGGCCAACCTGTTATCACGATGTGCATGGCGACACGGTGAAAGCGTTTTGTCAGGAAAATGAGCACGAGATTGCGTTTTACTGCTGGCTGCAATGGGTGGCCAGTGAGCAACTGGCAGAGTGTTTCGCGCACAGTAAACAGCTCGGGATGCCTATTGGCCTATACCGGGACATGGCCGTGGGCGTGGCGCAGGGCGGAGCGGAAACCTGGGATGAGCGTCGGCTCTACTGCCTGGACGCTGCCATCGGTGCACCGCCCGACCCGCTAGGGCCGCAGGGGCAAAACTGGTCGCTGCCACCGATGAACCCGCACGTGATGCAGGCGCAGGGATATCAGCCGTTTATCGATGTGCTGCGCAGTAATATGGCGCACTGTGGCGCATTGCGTATCGACCACGTGATGGGTCTGCTGCGCCTGTGGTGGATACCCAAGGCTGAGCCCGCTACGCGCGGTGCCTATGTACATTACCCGCTGGATGATTTGCTGGCCGTCCTGGCGCTGGAGAGCCAACGTCAGCGCTGTCTGGTCGTGGGGGAAGATCTGGGGACGGTGCCGGCCGAAATTGTGGATAAACTGCGCGACAGCGGTGTTTATTCTTACAAGGTGCTGTTTTTTGAACAGGATGAGCACCATCACTTTCGGGCTCCGCTCGATTATCCGCGCCAATCGATGGCGACTATTACCACTCACGATCTGCCCACGTTACGCGGCTTTTGGCAAAACGTCGATTTGTCATTGGGCAAAGAGCTTGGCCTTTATCCTGATGAACGCACGTTGCAGCAACAGATTGAACAGCGTGATAACGCCAAGCAGGGCTTGCTCGACGCGCTGCATCAGTATCAGCTATTACCGCAGCGCGTGGGGCGCAATGCCGCGCTAACCGCGATGGGTACGCAACTGAGTCGTGGCGTGCAGCGTTACATGGCGGACAGCCGCAGTGCCTTGCTGGGGCTGCAACTCGAAGATTGGTTGGACATGGCGACACCGGTCAATATTCCCGGCACCACGCGCGAATATCCCAATTGGCGGCGCAAGCTGAGCAGAACGGTGACATCCATATTCAGCGATCGTCATCTGGAACGCTTGATTCGCGATCTCGATCTACGACGTGGTTTGGCGTTGCCGCCTGAAACGGCGAGTGGGGCTAGTGAGCGTTGA
- the ulaR gene encoding HTH-type transcriptional regulator UlaR, producing MTESQRHHAIIDFLQRQGQLTVSDLIVNFDVSPATARRDINKLNELGKLRKVRNGAEAVNLPRPAWTPLNIYQAQNLDEKMRIAQAAAALCNPGESVVINCGSTAFLLGREIVGRDIQVITNYLPLANFLIEQEHESVVIMGGQYNKSQSITLAPQEGDASLYAGHWMFTSGKGLTTEGLYKTDMLTAMAEQKILSYVGKLAVVVDSSKVGQRAGMLFSRADQIDVVITGKHADATIVEQLRAQGVEVILV from the coding sequence ATGACTGAATCTCAGCGCCATCATGCCATCATTGATTTTCTGCAACGTCAGGGGCAACTCACCGTCTCCGATCTGATCGTGAATTTTGACGTTTCTCCCGCCACTGCGCGACGCGACATCAACAAACTCAATGAATTGGGCAAACTGCGCAAAGTGCGCAACGGCGCTGAGGCCGTTAACCTGCCGCGCCCGGCCTGGACGCCCCTTAATATCTATCAGGCGCAGAATCTGGATGAGAAGATGCGCATCGCGCAGGCGGCTGCCGCGCTGTGCAACCCCGGTGAAAGCGTGGTGATTAACTGTGGGTCAACGGCGTTTTTGCTGGGGCGGGAGATTGTCGGGCGTGATATTCAGGTGATCACCAACTATCTGCCATTGGCGAATTTCCTGATTGAGCAAGAGCACGAAAGCGTAGTGATCATGGGCGGGCAGTACAACAAGAGCCAGTCGATCACCTTGGCACCTCAGGAAGGGGATGCAAGCTTGTATGCCGGTCACTGGATGTTCACCAGCGGTAAAGGGCTGACGACGGAAGGACTGTATAAAACCGATATGCTGACGGCGATGGCGGAACAAAAGATTCTGAGCTACGTCGGCAAACTGGCGGTAGTCGTGGACAGCAGCAAAGTGGGTCAACGTGCGGGCATGCTGTTTAGCCGTGCCGATCAGATTGACGTGGTGATCACTGGGAAGCATGCTGACGCCACTATCGTAGAGCAACTGCGAGCGCAAGGTGTTGAGGTGATACTGGTATAA
- a CDS encoding dihydrodipicolinate synthase family protein codes for MKKIDGIVPVMLTPFTEQNDVDYPGLANLIDWYLENKVDALFAVCQSSEMQFLTLEERVAVARFVVDHVKGRVPVIASGHISDDLGAQIEELSAMAQTGIDALVLVTNHLDPQKTGSDTFFSTLNSLLEALPASLPLGLYECPAPYRRLLSDEELTYCANTGRFVVLKDVSCDLDTVTRRVKLVQDTPLNIINANAAIAFPAMKAGSRGFSGVFTNFHPELYVWLYHHHQENPALADELADFLSLAAVTETLGYPKNAKIYHQRRGTFDSIHCRVNKDDVLEKFWGLTVILDQIRHGTAHYQKKIAQ; via the coding sequence ATGAAAAAAATCGATGGTATCGTCCCTGTCATGCTTACACCGTTCACCGAACAGAACGACGTAGACTATCCCGGCCTGGCCAACCTGATTGACTGGTATCTGGAAAACAAGGTCGATGCGCTGTTTGCCGTGTGCCAGTCCAGTGAAATGCAATTCCTGACGCTGGAAGAACGCGTGGCGGTAGCCCGTTTCGTTGTCGACCATGTGAAAGGCCGCGTGCCGGTGATCGCCTCCGGCCACATCAGTGACGACCTCGGCGCACAAATTGAAGAGCTGTCTGCCATGGCGCAAACCGGTATCGATGCGCTGGTACTGGTGACTAACCACCTCGATCCGCAGAAAACCGGCAGCGACACCTTCTTCAGTACGCTGAACAGCCTGCTGGAAGCACTGCCAGCCTCGCTGCCGCTGGGCCTGTATGAGTGCCCGGCACCGTATCGCCGCCTGCTGAGTGACGAAGAACTGACCTATTGCGCCAACACCGGCCGTTTCGTGGTGTTGAAAGACGTAAGCTGCGACCTGGACACCGTAACCCGTCGCGTCAAGCTGGTGCAGGACACCCCGCTTAATATCATCAACGCCAATGCCGCCATTGCCTTCCCGGCGATGAAAGCGGGCTCACGCGGTTTCAGCGGCGTGTTCACCAACTTCCACCCGGAACTGTACGTGTGGCTGTATCACCACCATCAGGAAAACCCTGCGCTGGCAGATGAACTGGCCGATTTCCTGTCACTGGCCGCCGTCACTGAAACGTTGGGCTATCCGAAAAACGCCAAGATTTACCATCAACGCCGCGGCACCTTTGACAGCATTCACTGCCGGGTCAACAAGGATGACGTGCTGGAGAAATTCTGGGGATTGACCGTGATCCTCGACCAGATTCGCCACGGCACCGCGCATTATCAGAAAAAAATTGCGCAATAA